The Pseudonocardia broussonetiae DNA segment CGGGGCGAGCGGGGGCAGGTCCTCCACCGAGGACAGCCCCAGCCGCTCCAGGAACAGCTCGGTGGTGCGGAACAGGGTGCCCTGCGTCGCGCCGTCGATGCCGGCCTCCTGCACCAGCCCGCGACTCACCAGGGTACGCAGCACCCCGTCGCAGTTCACGCCGCGCACCGCCGAGACGCGCGCGCGGGTCACCGGCTGCCGGTAGGCGATCACCGCGAGGGTCTCCAGCGCGGCGCGGGTGAGCTTCGCGCGCTGCCCGTCGAGCAGCAGCCGCTCGACGTAGGGGGCGTAGGCGTCGCGGGTGTAGAAGCGCCAGCCGCCGCCGACGTGGCGCAGGTCGATGCCGCGCCGCGCGTCGGCGTAGCCGCGGGACAGCCGCACCAGCGCCTCGGTGACCCGCGCGACCGGCAGCCCCAGCGCCAGTGCCAGCGACTCGGCCTCGGTGGGGGCGTCGACGACGAGCAGCAGCGCCTCCAGCGCCGACGCGAGCTCGTCGTCGTCGACGAGGACGAGCTCCCCGGACTCCTCGACGGCCTCCGGGTCCGTCACGGCGTCCACCGCACCGTCAGCTCCCCGAACGGCTCGGGCTGGTCGAGCTCCACGCACGCCCCGCGGAACAGGTCGAGCACGGCCAGGAAGCGGGCGACGACCTCGATCGGCGCCACGCAGTCGGCGGTGAGCACCGCGAACGTGGCCACGCCCAGCTCGGCCAGCCGCGCGCGCAGCAGCTCCGCGTGCTCGGCCACCGACACCTCGTGCTGGTGCAGGTGCCCCAGCCCCGGCCCGGCCGGCGGCGGCTTCGGGCGGAACACGCTGGCGGCCAGGTCGGCGAACGTCGCCGCGTCGACGCCGAGCAGCACCTCGGGCAGCAGCACCGAGAACCGCTCCTCCAGCGCCACCGACCGCGGGAACCGCCGCGCCGCCCCCGCCTCCAGCTCCACGAACAGCGACGCCACCGCCTTGTAGGCGCGGTACTGCAGCAGCCGCGCGAACAGCAGGTCGCGGGCCTCCAGCAGCGCCAGGTCCTCGGCGTCCTCCACCTCGGCGTCGGGCAGCAGCCGCGCCGCCTTGAGGTCGAGCAGGGTGGCCGCGATGACCAGGAACTCGGTGGTCTCGTCGAGGTCGGCGTCGTCGCCGAGGAACTTCAGGTGCGCGATGAAGTCGTCGGTGACGCGGTGCAGCGCCATCTCGGTGATGTCGAGCTCGTGCTTGCCGATCAGCTGCAGCAGCAGGTCGAACGGGCCCTCGAAGTTGTGCAGGCGGACGGTGAACCGCTGCGGGCCGGACGGGACCGGCTCGTCGCTCAGCAGGGTCACCGGGCGAGGACCTCGCGCGCCAGCATCCGGTACGCCTCGGCGCCGTTGGAGTGCGGCGCCCACGTCGTGATGGGCTCCCCGGCGACCGTGGTCTCCGGGAACCGGACGGTGCGGTTGATCACCGCCTCGAACACGAGCTTCCCGAACGCCTCCTGCACCCGCTGGCGCACCTCGCGGGTGTGCAGCGTGCGCGGGTCGAACATCGTCGCCAGGATCCCGAGGATCTTCAGGTCCGGGTTGAGCCGGTCCTGCACCTTCTCGATGGTGTCCATCAGCAGCGCGACACCGCGCAGCGAGAAGAACTCGCAGGCCAGCGGGATGAGGATCTCGTCGGCGCAGGCCAGGGCGTTGATCGTGAGCAGGCCGAGCGAGGGCTGGCAGTCGATGAGGACGACGTCGTAGCGGTCGAGCACCGGCTTGATGGCCCGGCCCAGCGCCTGCTCGCGCCCGACCTCGGTGACGAGCTGCACCTCGGCCGCCGACAGGTCGATGTTGCTGGGCAGCAGGTCCAGCCCCTCGACGCCGGTCTCCTTGATGACGTCCTCGACCTCGACGCCCCGCTCCATCAGCAGGTTGTAGACGGTCGTGTCGAGCTCGTGGGCCTGCACGCCGAGCCCGATCGAGAGCGCGCCCTGCGGGTCGAAGTCGACCAGCAGCACCTTCCGGCCGTACTCGGCGAGCGCGGCCCCCAGGTTGATCGTCGACGTCGTCTTGCCGACGCCGCCCTTCTGGTTGGCCACGGCGATGATCCGCGCCGGTCCGTGCTGGGTCAGCGGGGCCGGTTCGGGTGCGTTCACGCGATGTCCCTCCCCCGGGTCGAGCGGCTCCGGCTGCGGATCCGGCTCGTCCTCGTAGTGCGGCTCCGGGCGGGGGACGAAGGGCCGCGGCGTGTCCATGCGGGCTCCGCTCTGTGACGGGGCGGCCCGTGGGGGCCGTTCCGCGCAGACTAGGAGGCGCCGACGACGACCGGCAACGCGCCCCGCCGTACCGCCGCCGTCTTTCGGCTGATCAGAGCCGACGGGGACGGCACGTTACCGATCAGTGGCGGTCCGGGGTCGCACGGGTGTCGTGCAGGTCACCGCGATCGGCCGGGTCCGGTGAGCCCGCGGTGTCCCGGACGTCACCGCGACGACACGGCGGTGACTCGCCGCGACGGTCTACTTCCCCCGTCCCCCACCGCGTGACCGGAGGCCACCATGCCGGACCTGTTCAGCCCCTTCACCCTCAAGGACGTCACGCTGCGCAACCGCATCGCGATGTCGCCGATGACGATGTACCGGTCGGTCGACGGGAGGATGGACGACTACCACCTCATGTACCTGGGCGCCCGCGCCGCCGGCGGGTTCGGGCTGGTGTTCCCCGAGCAGGTCGCCATCGCGCCCGAGGGGCGCACGACGGTCCACTGCGCGGGCATCTACGACGACGACCAGATCGAGGGACACGCCCGCGTCACCGCGATGATCAAGGACATGGGCTCGGTCGCGGGCATCCAGCTCGGGCACACCGGCCGCAACGGCAGCGAGGTCAAGCCGTGGGTGGCGGGCGACCTCGGCCACCAGCTCCCGCCCGACCACCCCGAGGGCTGGCAGGTCGTCGGCCCGTCGGACGTGCCGTACGGGTTCGGCAAGCGCCCCCACCCGGTCCACCCGCTCACCGTCGAGGAGATCAAGGCCGTCCACCGGCAGTACGCCGAGGCGGCCGTCCGCGCGCTCGAGGCGGGCTACGAGTGGCTGGAGATGCACTTCGCGCACGGCTACCTCGCCGCGAGCTTCTACTCGCCGATGGCCAACAAGCGCACCGACGCCTACGGCGGCAGCCTGGAGAACCGCGCCCGGTTCCTCATCGAGGCCCTCGACGCCGTCCGCGAGGTCTGGCCCGAGCACCTCCCGCTCACGATGCGGCTGGGCAGCGACGACTTCCACCCCGACGGCGTGCAGTTCGAGGACTCGATCACCGTGATCGGCTGGCTCAAGGAGCACGGCCTCGACCTCGCCGACATCAGCATGGGCGGCAACTCCGACGACATGCGCGACCCGTTCTTCGGCGACGTCAGCGCGTGGGTCGACCGGGCCCGGCAGGTCAAGGAGCAGGTCGACATCCCGATGGCGACGAGCTGGAACCTCGGCGTCCCGCAGAACGCCGACGCCGCGGTCCGCGACGGCGCCGTCGACGTCGTGCTGCTGGGCCGCCCCGCCCTGGCCAACGCGCACTGGCCGGTGTGGGCCGCCCGCGAGCTCGGCCACAAGGAGCCCTTCGACCTCGTGCCCGAGGACTGGGGCTGGTGGCTGAAGAACTTCCGCGGCCACGCCCCGAGCATCGGCTGGCCGGAGATCCCGGGCGAGGAGGCCCCGCCCGCGGGCCTGCCCGGCGCCGCCTGACCCTCACCGGTCGACAGCCACGGGACCACGCCTGCCGCGGTGGTGTCCCGCGCGCGTTCCCGGCTGCCGCGCACGTTTCCCGCTCCCGCGCGCCCCCGGGGCCGCGCGGGAGCCGGTTCGGCGCGCGGGAACCCACGTCGCGCGCGAGAACCGGGCGGCGGCTCGGCAGGGCGCTCAGGCCAGCGCGCGGGGGTGGCTGGTCGCGTAGACCTCGCGCAGGGCGTCGACGGTGACGTGGGTGTAGATCTGCGTCGTCGTCACCGACGCGTGGCCCAGCAGCTCCTGCACGGTGCGGACGTCCGCGCCCCCGGCGAGCAGGTGCGTGGCGAAGCAGTGCCGCAGGGTGTGCGGGGAGACGTCGGCCGTCAGCCCCGCCACCTCGGCGGCCCCGCGCAGCGCGTGCCAGGCGCTCTGCCGCGAGAGCCGGGCGCCGCGGGCGTTGAGCAGTAGCGCCGGCGTACCGCGGCCCTTGGCGGCCAGGGCCGGTCGGGCCCGCACCCGGTAGGCGTCGACGGCGGCCAGTGCGGGCCGCCCGACGGGCACGATCCGCTGCTTGCCGCCCTTGCCGCGCAGCAGCACGGTGCGCCCGTCGACGTCGAGGTCGTCGCGGTCGATGCCGACGGCCTCGGAGATCCGGGCGCCGGTGGAGTACAGGAGCTCGAGCAGGGCGCGGTCCCGCAGCGCGACCGGCCCGTCGCCGATGCAGCCCGCGAGCAGCTGGTCGACCTCGTCGACGCCCAGCGCCCGCGGCAGCGTCGAGGGCAGCGCGGGCGGGGTGACGGCACGGGCGACGTCGTCGGGCACCAGTCCGTCGCGCGCGGCGAACCGGTGCAGCCCCCGCACCGCGGCCAGCGCCCGCCCCGCCGACGACGCGGCCAGCGGGCTCGGGCCGCTGCGCAAGGCCGCGACGAACGCGCCGACATCGGCCTCCCGGACGGCGGCGAGGTCGTCGATCCCCAGGCCGGCGAGGTGCGCGGTGTAGCGCCGCAGGTCGGCGGTGTAGGACGCGACGGTGTTGGCCGCACTCCCCCGCTCCACCGTCAGGTGGTGCAGGAACGCCTCCACCGCCGCACCGACCGCCACGCCCACCGCGCCATCATGCCGCTACCCGGCGCCGTTCCCGGCCCGCTCGGCCGCGCGTGTCACCAGCGCGGCGAGCTCGTCGCGGGTCGGCCCGGCGGGCACCGGCGGCCGCCAGCCCGACGCGTAGACCTCCCGCGCCCGCGGCTCCACCTCGTGCAGGCTCGACGGCAGCGCCTGCATCACCGCGTACGGGCCGATCACCCGCATCAGCGACGGGTCGGCCTCCGCGGCCGCCCAGACCAGGTCCGACGGCAACCGTGCGCCGAGGTCGACGTCCGCCCCCGCCCACCGCGCCCGGAGCGCGGCGTCGACCTCGACGTGGTCGTCGAACCACGGCTTGACGGCCTCCACGCACCACGCGTCGAACGCCCGGGTGGCGGGCTCGGGGTCGGCGGCGAGGTCGCCGGACAGCGCGAGCAGCCGACGGGCCTGCACCAGCGCGAGGGCGATGCCCCGGCCGGCGGCCGGGTTCGTGGTGCA contains these protein-coding regions:
- the scpB gene encoding SMC-Scp complex subunit ScpB: MRGARPARAVRGADGAVDAVTDPEAVEESGELVLVDDDELASALEALLLVVDAPTEAESLALALGLPVARVTEALVRLSRGYADARRGIDLRHVGGGWRFYTRDAYAPYVERLLLDGQRAKLTRAALETLAVIAYRQPVTRARVSAVRGVNCDGVLRTLVSRGLVQEAGIDGATQGTLFRTTELFLERLGLSSVEDLPPLAPLLPDVDSIDDM
- a CDS encoding segregation and condensation protein A, translated to MTLLSDEPVPSGPQRFTVRLHNFEGPFDLLLQLIGKHELDITEMALHRVTDDFIAHLKFLGDDADLDETTEFLVIAATLLDLKAARLLPDAEVEDAEDLALLEARDLLFARLLQYRAYKAVASLFVELEAGAARRFPRSVALEERFSVLLPEVLLGVDAATFADLAASVFRPKPPPAGPGLGHLHQHEVSVAEHAELLRARLAELGVATFAVLTADCVAPIEVVARFLAVLDLFRGACVELDQPEPFGELTVRWTP
- a CDS encoding AAA family ATPase — protein: MDTPRPFVPRPEPHYEDEPDPQPEPLDPGEGHRVNAPEPAPLTQHGPARIIAVANQKGGVGKTTSTINLGAALAEYGRKVLLVDFDPQGALSIGLGVQAHELDTTVYNLLMERGVEVEDVIKETGVEGLDLLPSNIDLSAAEVQLVTEVGREQALGRAIKPVLDRYDVVLIDCQPSLGLLTINALACADEILIPLACEFFSLRGVALLMDTIEKVQDRLNPDLKILGILATMFDPRTLHTREVRQRVQEAFGKLVFEAVINRTVRFPETTVAGEPITTWAPHSNGAEAYRMLAREVLAR
- a CDS encoding NADH:flavin oxidoreductase/NADH oxidase; protein product: MPDLFSPFTLKDVTLRNRIAMSPMTMYRSVDGRMDDYHLMYLGARAAGGFGLVFPEQVAIAPEGRTTVHCAGIYDDDQIEGHARVTAMIKDMGSVAGIQLGHTGRNGSEVKPWVAGDLGHQLPPDHPEGWQVVGPSDVPYGFGKRPHPVHPLTVEEIKAVHRQYAEAAVRALEAGYEWLEMHFAHGYLAASFYSPMANKRTDAYGGSLENRARFLIEALDAVREVWPEHLPLTMRLGSDDFHPDGVQFEDSITVIGWLKEHGLDLADISMGGNSDDMRDPFFGDVSAWVDRARQVKEQVDIPMATSWNLGVPQNADAAVRDGAVDVVLLGRPALANAHWPVWAARELGHKEPFDLVPEDWGWWLKNFRGHAPSIGWPEIPGEEAPPAGLPGAA
- a CDS encoding site-specific tyrosine recombinase XerD, with protein sequence MGVAVGAAVEAFLHHLTVERGSAANTVASYTADLRRYTAHLAGLGIDDLAAVREADVGAFVAALRSGPSPLAASSAGRALAAVRGLHRFAARDGLVPDDVARAVTPPALPSTLPRALGVDEVDQLLAGCIGDGPVALRDRALLELLYSTGARISEAVGIDRDDLDVDGRTVLLRGKGGKQRIVPVGRPALAAVDAYRVRARPALAAKGRGTPALLLNARGARLSRQSAWHALRGAAEVAGLTADVSPHTLRHCFATHLLAGGADVRTVQELLGHASVTTTQIYTHVTVDALREVYATSHPRALA